From Deltaproteobacteria bacterium, one genomic window encodes:
- a CDS encoding DUF420 domain-containing protein gives MSLTDLPTLNAALNSLSAVLLFTGYLFIRAKNREAHRRCMLLACASSVLFLISYLIYHFNVGSVKFQGQGWIRPVYFTILITHTVLATAMVPLVLMTLSRALRARFDAHRRIARWTLPIWLYVSVTGVVVYWMLYVLVPSD, from the coding sequence ATTTCGCTCACCGATCTACCGACTCTCAACGCGGCGCTGAACTCACTCAGCGCCGTTTTGCTTTTCACCGGCTATCTTTTCATTCGCGCGAAAAATCGTGAAGCGCACCGCCGCTGCATGCTGCTGGCGTGCGCCAGCTCGGTGTTGTTCTTGATTTCGTATTTGATCTATCACTTCAACGTCGGCTCGGTGAAGTTCCAGGGCCAGGGCTGGATTCGTCCGGTCTATTTCACGATTCTGATCACGCACACAGTCCTCGCCACGGCGATGGTGCCGCTGGTGCTGATGACCCTTTCGCGCGCGCTGCGCGCAAGGTTTGACGCCCACCGGCGGATTGCCCGCTGGACGTTGCCGATTTGGCTGTATGTTTCGGTGACCGGGGTGGTGGTTTACTGGATGCTGTATGTGCTTGTGCCATCGGATTGA
- the cyoE gene encoding protoheme IX farnesyltransferase has protein sequence MSSSSQSTILSGAFVARRVADFFELTKPRVVLMILITAFVGFYVGSGEVPNYLRLLQMLFGVALAAGGTLALNQFMERQTDALMERTRRRPVPDGRIAAREALWFGVAVALAGLVYLWLAVSLLSALVTAFITLSYLVLYTPMKPRSSLCMLVGAVPGALPPVIGWVAARDSLDVSAWVLFAIMFLWQVPHTLAIARLYCEDYAKAGIQFLPVIEPEGSSTSRQIVSHTAALLVVSLLPTLLGVAGPIYFVVAFALGVGFLVYGIRLVLDSTLRRARHLLFASLIYLPVSLLVMALDRVPH, from the coding sequence ATGAGCTCGAGCAGCCAAAGCACGATCCTCTCCGGCGCGTTCGTGGCGCGCCGCGTCGCCGATTTTTTTGAACTGACCAAGCCGCGCGTGGTCTTGATGATTCTGATCACGGCGTTTGTCGGATTTTATGTCGGCTCCGGTGAGGTGCCGAATTATTTGCGCCTGCTGCAAATGCTCTTTGGCGTCGCCCTAGCCGCCGGCGGCACGTTGGCGCTCAATCAGTTCATGGAGCGCCAGACCGATGCGTTGATGGAACGCACCCGGCGCCGGCCCGTGCCGGATGGTCGCATCGCCGCGCGTGAGGCGCTTTGGTTCGGCGTCGCCGTCGCCTTGGCGGGCCTGGTCTACCTCTGGTTAGCGGTGAGCTTGTTGAGCGCTTTGGTTACGGCGTTTATCACTCTGAGCTATCTGGTTCTTTACACGCCGATGAAGCCGCGCAGCTCCCTGTGCATGCTCGTGGGTGCGGTGCCGGGCGCTCTGCCGCCGGTCATCGGCTGGGTCGCCGCGCGCGATAGCCTGGACGTGTCGGCATGGGTTTTATTTGCCATCATGTTTCTGTGGCAGGTGCCGCATACGCTGGCGATTGCGCGGCTTTACTGTGAAGATTATGCAAAAGCCGGTATTCAATTTCTGCCGGTGATCGAGCCCGAAGGCAGCAGCACGAGTCGACAAATCGTTAGCCACACGGCGGCCCTTTTAGTGGTGAGCCTCTTGCCGACGCTCTTGGGTGTCGCTGGGCCGATTTATTTCGTGGTGGCGTTTGCGCTGGGCGTTGGCTTTCTGGTCTATGGCATTCGCTTAGTACTTGACTCGACCCTCAGGCGGGCGCGCCACTTGCTTTTTGCCTCGCTCATCTATCTTCCCGTGTCATTGCTGGTGATGGCTTTAGATCGAGTGCCTCATTGA
- a CDS encoding cytochrome oxidase assembly protein: MKAESGKGGHAVLSQSFSPWPHRLAVVLSCATLPLLFIGGLVTSLGVGLAVPDWPTTFGYNMFLYPWSKMIGGIFYEHSHRLVASCVGLLTIVLAVTLWLKESRNWLRWLGIFALGLVIFQGVLGGLRVVLLRDTLAIVHACFAQAFFALTVCLAVFTSAEWRTEMKNPLVVDGGKLRRLAAITTGLIYVQVIFGALLRHTGERLDGHLLFAALVAVHVVLLLLRVLRAHAEQKTLARPAVWLAILLGLQVILGTVSYLAKFTVALRWPFEAIVILTTSHLVVGALMLATSVVLTLRAYRYSRGATAAVGRRQVLSEQLPA; encoded by the coding sequence GCGACTCTTCCTCTCCTTTTTATCGGCGGGCTGGTGACCAGCCTTGGCGTCGGCTTAGCGGTTCCCGATTGGCCGACAACGTTCGGCTACAACATGTTTCTCTATCCGTGGTCGAAGATGATCGGCGGCATTTTCTATGAGCACAGCCACCGCTTGGTGGCTTCCTGCGTCGGCTTGCTCACCATTGTTTTGGCGGTCACATTGTGGCTCAAGGAGTCGCGCAACTGGCTCCGTTGGTTGGGTATCTTCGCCCTTGGCCTGGTTATTTTCCAGGGCGTCTTGGGCGGGTTGCGAGTTGTGCTACTGCGGGACACGTTGGCCATCGTGCACGCCTGTTTCGCTCAGGCGTTCTTTGCCCTGACCGTCTGCCTGGCGGTCTTTACCTCGGCTGAATGGCGCACCGAGATGAAAAATCCGCTCGTCGTTGACGGCGGCAAGCTGCGCCGACTTGCTGCGATCACCACCGGTTTGATTTACGTGCAGGTGATTTTCGGCGCGCTCTTGCGCCACACCGGCGAGCGCTTGGATGGCCATCTGTTATTCGCCGCGCTGGTCGCTGTGCACGTGGTCTTGTTGCTGCTCCGGGTGTTGCGTGCCCATGCCGAGCAAAAAACGCTGGCGCGGCCGGCCGTGTGGCTGGCGATCTTACTGGGTCTGCAGGTCATTCTCGGCACCGTTTCTTACCTTGCCAAGTTTACCGTTGCGCTACGTTGGCCGTTCGAGGCGATTGTAATATTAACGACCTCCCATCTGGTCGTCGGCGCATTGATGTTGGCGACCAGCGTGGTCTTGACGCTGCGCGCGTATCGTTATTCGAGGGGCGCAACCGCAGCTGTCGGTCGTCGTCAGGTCCTATCGGAGCAGCTTCCCGCATGA
- a CDS encoding aspartate dehydrogenase, producing MKSIGIVGCGAIGKALIKAVEDGKLAVRVAAVTSRTESKAREFLTAFKNPPPYMSLDGLIAASDLVIEAAGGDVVLELAQKAFAAGKELMVISVGAVVEHPEIMELSRKTGCRLYLPSGAIAGLDGIKSASVGAIKHVTHTTRKPPLGLEGAPYLVERGISLLGLTEGKEVFSGNAREACRGFPANVNVTGAVSLAGIGPDKTRVRIVAVPGQARNHHDIDIEGEFGLLHVHIENIPSENPKTGKLTALSIIRAVQDAIDPVRIGN from the coding sequence ATGAAATCCATCGGTATCGTCGGTTGCGGGGCGATCGGCAAAGCGCTCATCAAAGCGGTTGAAGACGGCAAGCTTGCTGTGCGGGTTGCCGCGGTCACCAGCCGGACCGAGTCGAAGGCGCGTGAGTTTCTCACGGCGTTTAAGAATCCGCCTCCTTACATGTCCCTCGACGGGTTGATCGCGGCGTCGGACTTAGTAATCGAGGCCGCCGGCGGCGATGTTGTATTGGAATTGGCGCAAAAAGCTTTCGCCGCGGGCAAGGAGCTGATGGTGATTAGTGTCGGCGCGGTGGTGGAACATCCCGAGATCATGGAGCTGTCGCGCAAAACGGGTTGCCGCCTCTACCTGCCTTCCGGTGCCATCGCTGGTTTGGACGGCATCAAGTCGGCATCGGTGGGCGCGATCAAGCACGTGACCCACACGACGCGCAAACCGCCGCTCGGTTTGGAAGGCGCGCCTTATCTCGTTGAGCGGGGCATTTCGCTGCTCGGGCTCACAGAGGGAAAAGAGGTTTTTTCCGGCAACGCGCGCGAAGCCTGCCGAGGATTTCCGGCCAACGTCAACGTCACCGGCGCGGTCAGCCTGGCGGGCATCGGCCCGGACAAGACCCGCGTGCGCATCGTCGCTGTCCCCGGCCAGGCGCGCAACCATCACGATATCGACATCGAAGGCGAGTTTGGCTTGCTCCACGTGCACATTGAAAATATCCCGAGCGAAAATCCGAAAACCGGCAAGCTCACGGCGCTGTCGATCATCCGCGCAGTGCAGGACGCGATCGATCCGGTGCGGATAGGCAACTAG
- a CDS encoding cytochrome oxidase subunit III, giving the protein MSEAVAAHGGHGHVQPAEKPLTPESWGKLGMWLFLAGDAMSFGALIVGYGILRYASKSWPVPSEVLGINLTAMMTFLLIVSSVTMVLALAAIQDGNKAKFKKFMGFTILGGAIFLGLQAYEWTHLFTDILPKYNLTFSKDLFATTFFILTGFHGMHVTGGVIYNICVLMAVNRGRYQAKHVEIAGLYWHFVDLVWILIFTFVYLL; this is encoded by the coding sequence ATGAGTGAGGCTGTTGCGGCGCACGGCGGACATGGACATGTCCAGCCGGCGGAAAAGCCGCTCACCCCGGAGAGCTGGGGCAAGCTCGGCATGTGGTTGTTTCTCGCCGGCGACGCCATGTCGTTCGGCGCTTTGATCGTCGGTTATGGCATCTTGCGCTACGCGAGCAAGAGTTGGCCAGTGCCTTCCGAAGTTCTGGGCATCAACCTGACGGCGATGATGACATTTTTGCTGATTGTCAGCAGTGTCACCATGGTGCTGGCGTTGGCGGCGATCCAAGACGGCAACAAAGCCAAATTTAAAAAGTTCATGGGCTTTACCATCCTTGGCGGCGCGATCTTTCTTGGCCTGCAAGCCTATGAATGGACGCATCTGTTTACAGACATACTGCCCAAGTACAATCTGACTTTCAGCAAGGATCTGTTTGCCACGACGTTTTTTATCTTAACGGGTTTCCACGGCATGCACGTGACCGGCGGCGTGATTTACAACATCTGCGTTTTGATGGCGGTCAATCGCGGTCGCTATCAGGCCAAGCACGTCGAGATCGCCGGGTTGTACTGGCACTTCGTCGATCTGGTCTGGATCTTGATCTTTACGTTCGTTTATTTGCTCTAG
- a CDS encoding heme-copper oxidase subunit III → MAQESTARKLTEFEPVAVGKAARFGGGEPPAPPVRPNRPIAANAWLAVVMFLGAEVMFFAGLIGAYLVFRVNAVHWPPPFQPRLPVGVTGVNTIILIASAFTMWRALKAARVSDRIGLVRYLAITAALGTAFLFIQGYEWAQLLRFGLTVSSSVYGGLFYTLIGFHALHVFGGLTWLLVVLLQARQGSYTGRQHVGVQTCNMYWMFVVALWPVLYGLVYLY, encoded by the coding sequence ATGGCGCAAGAATCGACCGCGAGGAAGTTGACCGAGTTCGAGCCGGTTGCCGTCGGCAAAGCGGCGCGCTTCGGTGGCGGCGAGCCACCGGCGCCGCCGGTGCGGCCGAACCGGCCGATCGCCGCAAATGCTTGGTTGGCCGTAGTCATGTTTCTCGGCGCCGAAGTGATGTTTTTCGCCGGATTGATCGGCGCCTATCTGGTTTTTCGAGTCAACGCCGTGCATTGGCCGCCGCCCTTTCAGCCGCGTCTACCGGTGGGGGTGACCGGTGTCAACACGATCATCCTGATCGCCAGCGCTTTTACCATGTGGCGCGCCTTGAAAGCCGCGCGGGTGAGCGATCGCATTGGGCTGGTGCGGTATCTTGCCATTACGGCAGCGCTGGGGACGGCTTTTTTGTTCATACAAGGCTACGAGTGGGCGCAGCTCCTGCGCTTTGGTCTGACCGTGAGCAGCAGTGTCTACGGCGGGCTGTTTTACACGCTGATCGGCTTTCACGCGCTGCACGTGTTCGGCGGATTGACCTGGCTGTTGGTGGTTTTGCTGCAAGCCCGTCAGGGCAGCTACACTGGCCGGCAGCATGTCGGCGTGCAGACCTGCAACATGTACTGGATGTTCGTCGTCGCGCTTTGGCCGGTGCTCTACGGGCTGGTTTATCTTTATTGA
- a CDS encoding thiamine pyrophosphate-binding protein has translation MNNSDLIVRILEAAGVRWVFGIPSGPVLPLIEALRQSSVKFVLTASETSAGFMASTVGYLTGVPGVCVSTVGPGATNLTTGVGCAWLDRAPALAITCNVGSAWLERRIQMRIDHHALFKPLTKATFSLRDGRVSETLAQALAIATGEPPGPVHLDLPEDIARANTVAGTARRENFAAEPDLSNDLRSALTLALQNARRPLVITGLTFTRSKAGAELKRFIDKQKLPFVTTLHGKGFLPESHPHWGGVIGRARRTDVKKFTDQADLVIAVGYDPIEINYEEWVKQNTPIVHISNEAAEPGNGLNFVWNTACDFDPAVEALNRIPPTKNDWTLEEFAAQRELLDRALRPVMSAFAAHHAIDILRDKLSVDGILAYDVGAHTHQIASQWRTDLPKTLLATNGWSSMGYGMPAAYAAKLVHPERQVVCVVGDGGFQMTGGELALARRLNLAVPIVVLNDGWLGLMKRKQEHNHNPLSGVFLGPPPESPAHYFGVPCRGAKTADEFRAALAWAFSLGGPSVVEAFTDVESYSSTVFD, from the coding sequence ATGAATAACAGCGATCTCATCGTCCGCATCCTCGAAGCCGCCGGCGTGCGCTGGGTGTTTGGCATTCCCAGCGGGCCAGTGCTGCCGCTGATCGAAGCGCTGCGGCAGAGTTCGGTCAAATTCGTGCTTACCGCCAGTGAAACATCGGCTGGGTTCATGGCGAGCACAGTCGGTTATCTCACCGGCGTGCCCGGGGTTTGTGTTTCTACCGTAGGCCCGGGCGCGACCAATCTTACCACCGGTGTCGGCTGCGCCTGGCTCGATCGCGCGCCGGCGTTGGCGATCACATGCAACGTCGGTTCGGCGTGGTTGGAGCGGCGCATTCAGATGCGCATCGATCACCACGCGCTGTTCAAGCCTTTGACCAAGGCGACTTTTTCTCTGCGCGATGGCCGGGTCAGCGAAACGCTGGCGCAAGCTTTGGCGATCGCCACTGGTGAACCGCCGGGACCTGTGCACTTGGACTTGCCCGAAGATATTGCGCGCGCGAATACGGTGGCCGGCACGGCGAGACGGGAAAATTTCGCTGCGGAGCCGGATTTGTCCAATGATCTGCGTTCTGCGCTGACCCTGGCACTGCAAAACGCGCGACGACCGTTGGTTATCACCGGACTTACGTTTACGCGCAGCAAGGCCGGCGCCGAACTGAAACGTTTCATCGACAAGCAAAAACTGCCGTTTGTGACGACGCTCCATGGCAAGGGTTTTCTGCCAGAAAGCCATCCGCATTGGGGCGGCGTCATCGGCCGCGCGCGCCGAACCGATGTCAAAAAATTCACCGATCAGGCTGATCTCGTCATCGCCGTTGGCTACGACCCCATTGAGATCAATTACGAAGAATGGGTGAAACAAAACACACCGATCGTTCATATCAGCAACGAAGCGGCGGAGCCGGGAAACGGGCTCAACTTCGTTTGGAACACTGCGTGTGACTTCGACCCAGCGGTCGAAGCGCTTAACCGGATTCCCCCAACAAAAAACGACTGGACGCTGGAAGAATTTGCCGCGCAGCGCGAGTTGCTCGATCGCGCGCTGCGCCCGGTGATGAGCGCATTCGCTGCGCATCACGCAATCGACATCCTGCGGGACAAACTTTCGGTCGACGGCATACTCGCTTACGACGTCGGCGCGCATACGCATCAGATTGCTTCCCAATGGCGCACGGATTTGCCGAAGACTTTGTTGGCGACCAACGGTTGGTCGTCGATGGGCTACGGCATGCCTGCAGCGTACGCAGCGAAATTGGTTCATCCCGAACGACAGGTTGTTTGTGTCGTTGGCGACGGCGGCTTTCAAATGACCGGCGGTGAGTTGGCGTTGGCGCGCCGCTTGAATCTCGCTGTGCCGATCGTGGTGCTCAACGACGGCTGGCTCGGCTTGATGAAGCGCAAACAGGAACACAATCACAATCCGCTCTCCGGGGTTTTTCTCGGCCCGCCGCCGGAATCGCCGGCGCACTATTTCGGTGTGCCGTGCCGCGGTGCCAAGACGGCTGATGAGTTTCGCGCCGCGCTGGCGTGGGCTTTTTCTCTCGGTGGCCCGAGTGTGGTCGAGGCGTTCACCGATGTCGAAAGCTATTCCTCGACGGTGTTCGATTGA